The sequence below is a genomic window from Roseivirga misakiensis.
ACGAAATCCGTAATTCATAAATACATTAAACCATAAAAACTTTGAATAAACGATTCTTTTGTATTGACGGACATACTTGCGGAAACCCTGTGAGACTTGTTGCTGGTGGAGGCCCATTACTTTCAGGCGCCAACATGAGTGAGAAAAGACAGCACTTTATACGTGAATATGACTGGATTCGAAAAGGACTCATGTTTGAACCTCGAGGACACGATATGATGTCTGGATCGATACTTTACCCTCCAAGTGACTCGAATAACGATATCGGAGTGCTTTATATCGAAACAAGTGGCTGTTTGCCCATGTGTGGACATGGAACTATCGGTACGGTTACTTTTATGCTGGAAGAAGGTTTGGTTGTACCAAAAGTAAAAGGAAAACTAAGGCTCGAAACGCCTGCTGGCTTAGTAAAAATAGATTATGAGCAGGAGGGTGAAAAAGTGACATCCGTCAAACTCACCAATATCCCCTCCTATTTAGCCGCAAGAAATATAACTGTGGAGTGTCCTGATTTCGGCACGTTACAAGTCGATGTGGCCTACGGTGGTAACTTTTACGCCATTATTGATCCACAGGATGGTTATAATGACA
It includes:
- a CDS encoding 4-hydroxyproline epimerase: MNKRFFCIDGHTCGNPVRLVAGGGPLLSGANMSEKRQHFIREYDWIRKGLMFEPRGHDMMSGSILYPPSDSNNDIGVLYIETSGCLPMCGHGTIGTVTFMLEEGLVVPKVKGKLRLETPAGLVKIDYEQEGEKVTSVKLTNIPSYLAARNITVECPDFGTLQVDVAYGGNFYAIIDPQDGYNDMADYSALELIGWSRAIRDYMNNNFSFVHPNDETIKGMSHLMWTGKPTKKDSTARNAVFYGEKAIDRSPCGTGTSARMAQWAAQGKLEKGDEFVHESIIGSQFIGKVEDTSMVGDFDAIVPSIKGWARITGHNNIIIDDEDPYAHGFSVI